The Periplaneta americana isolate PAMFEO1 chromosome 16, P.americana_PAMFEO1_priV1, whole genome shotgun sequence genome segment GCAAGTTGATCAATGCCGGACTTCATGCACGCCGTCctcgaaagaaagcaaaaattacACCAGCAATGGCAAAGCAAAGACTTAAATGGGCTAAACAAGTCAGACAACAATTTGGAAatgactgctaatggcttcattgccaaatgcaaggcactagacaacaacaatttGGAAATGATTGGAGTAAAGTAAgacactgtatttattattagtttgttTTAAAactgagaaatataaaaaaaaagttgtataatcataggaattaggaacaaaaatgttatgaaaatgtcaCCCATGCGTCGAATATTcattccagaatttttttttaaattacaggtATGCTTTTCTGATGAATTCATATGTGAAATATCAGAAGAGTGTAGCCAATATGTGAGAAGAACAACTGATGAAGAGTTTAAGCCTCAGTGTATTGCACAGAGCGTCAAGCATCCAACCAAGATAATGGTATAGAGTGTAATGTGTGCTCAAGGTACTGGACGCCTCTACATAGTGCAAGGTATCATGAATCAACATCAATACAAGAATGTGCTGGAAACAAGATTAGTGCCTCAATTGCAGGAGTGGTTTCCAAATGGAGACTCAGTTTTCATGCATGACAGTGCACCTTGCCACAAGGCAAGGTCAGTTACCAAGTTTTTATCTGAAAGTGACATCAAAACATTACCATGGCCGTGTAACAGCCCCGACATGAACCCAATAGAAAATTTGTGGGCTATTGTTAAAAAGAGACTTAGGAAAACTAACATTACTACCAAGGTTCAAGTAATTGAAACACTCATTCGCATTTGGCATCATGATACAGAAATTGCAGAAAGTTGTAAAACACTTGTGGAAAGCATGCCAAAACGCATTGAAACCTTGATAAAGAACAAAGGGATGCATATCAAGTACTGACTGTATGTATAACTTACAAATATAGGTGTTCTATACTTTAAATTGCTTAGTTATttaggtatttcccatattcctcctattattctaataattctcaCACCTCTGTATTCTTCTTAGACTGCTCAACTTAGAGAAACACTACAATCACCATTTTTTAACggtttttcgcctgtgtgtaAGCTTTCATGTCTTTTTAGATTACTCGAATCTgagaaacatttaccacaaacatcacatttaaaaggtttctcgcTTCTGTGAATACGTTCATGTCTTTTTAGGGAAGTCTGTTCccagaaacacttaccacaaacatggCATTTGAAAGGTTTTGTGCCTGTGTGCACGCGTACATGTCTTTTTAGGTAACTCGAATACAAGAAACCCTTACCACAAACATGGCATTTgcaaggtttctcgcctgtgtgcaagCGTTCATGGTTTCTCAGGCTATCCAAAAGCGgaaaacacattccacaaacatcacatctGAAAGGCTTCTCGATTGTATGAATGCGTTCATGCCTTCTTAGATTACCCGActccgagaaacacttaccacaggCATCGCATTTGAAAGCTTTCTCGCCAGTGTGTAGCAGTTCGTGCCTTTTTAAACTACTCGACGTCGAAAAACACTTAccgcaaacatcacatttgaaaagtTTCTCGCCAGTGTGCAGACGTTTATGGGTTCTAGGATTACTGGCctccgagaaacacttaccacaaatataattcaacgttttctcttcagTATCCTGGCGTTCATGGCTTCTTGGACTAGAAGACTTCGAGAAAGTCTTACCGCAAACACAGCACTTGAAATGTTTCTTGCCTATGTGCAGGCGTTCATGAATCTTTAGATTACTAAACTGAGAGAAGCTCTTAtcacaaacattgcatttgaaaggtttcacgCCAGTGTGGAGGAGTTCATGCCTTTTCCCACTACCCGACTGCGAGAAACTCTTCCCACAAACTTTGCATTTGTAAGGTTTCCTAACACCACGCTTGCGTAAATCAGTCTTCAATTTCACCGAACCTGAGGGACGTTTTTTAGACATATCGAATTGCCATTTTCCCTTATCTTCATGAATGCGAACATGTCTTCCTGAGGAACCTGAATTCTTGGGAATCTCACACACAGTCCCGTTCTCTTCATGTGCAACACCGTCGGATTCTGTTGATACAGTCCTCTCATTGGTAGCTGCAATCCTGACGAAAACATACGAGTCAAAAGAATAGTCGCAACAaatgagagcagaagtggtgtaagtcaaaaattggtaatgagtagggctaggattttgatgaaattccatcttttttctattaagccagaaacatagctgctttagtatttataatgttatgtcataaactgacaagcaaacgttctgatgggggcagataaaagagttaaatttttttcttccaccatgttaataatgtcaaaagagaccagcctcatggtctagtggtcagagcttctggctatagttcatgaggtcccgaattcgattcctggttagagcacaggaatttttccttaaaggggattattcctgtgttcgtccatggtctggaatttaggttaagtttagatttaagacctctcctggcaccactttatcataatcatcctatcacatcatcggggtaatgtaactccgccttccaggcgccccaacctcagaagtgggttacaactaagccgcggccaggagagaagaccagaaatgtcgaaaagacaacctggtggcattggataaaaaaatgtgaaaagaagtgcttttacaaattttggccactcgaccgaattacgagggtcgtaaaaaaataagttcgccaggggacgttaacagaaaaaaaacaatttcattgcaaaaaaaaatattggaacagacaaagcaattgttgagctctttttcaacatattttccatcggaattgagacatttctcatatcatgggatcgacagagagagaagACACAGTTAAACGCAGGTTCTGATCTGaggcagctgacttctacgacacaaaaattgatcccatggtacgacaaatttcttaatttcagtgggggatatgttgacaaatagcgcaacaattgctgtatctgtttcaataaatatttacatgCAATTGTCTTTtattctataaacggccccagagaaaattactttctggacggcctcgtaattgcggtcaagtggccaaaatttgtataagcacttcttttgacattattaacatggtggaagaataaaaattaacttttttatctgcccccatcagaacgtttgcttgtgagtgttttaagacacatttgttagggcaCTTCTTTGCACTTTTTGcccgtttcaactcataagagcattttttgttttttttcggTCATCTTTCAggcaatttcatttcattttggcTATAAATCcccattaatgtaaaataatgtttatttcctttgatattttctctacatattttgtccatttattctcattattttttatattttaatcgtttctctacacaaatattgtcattttaacgtagtacatccccatgtaatggatcagtccaaccaccccttcaatatagacatctctatacctgctagttctggataagagtggccttgtggtggattaCATgcaaactacatcagataaaataattaattaaagtgtactacttagaaaaaattgtgtagaattaaataaacttaaatgttaatactggaatttaatttaattattagtctaaatattaagtagtataaacctcttttcctactaagccaattatgtaacattaatttttagggcattttttaaagatttttaggtcataaatgcattgtttttaggacattttttcatgatttataggtcatcaaaatcctagccctaataatgaaggttaaagtaaacagtctgtaaaatatagtgcaaagtagcaaataatattaaatttatttaaactattagtagtcaatggatagcacgaagggcatattaattgctactttgcgctgaattttacaaaacttttactttaaacctcattacccaattttggcttgcaccacttctgctctcaacggctcaaatgTACATTAAAGTAATGAACATTCAAACCAGAACAAACCTATTTCACCAGAAGGTAGTTACCATTAGAGatacaatgttgtaaataatttatcagttatgttggaaatattaaaattgtctCAGCATTCTGGTCCTGACCTATATAAGAAATTTTGTGTGAAAAATATCATGTTATGTCAACTCTTAGTTGGTTTTTTTTCCTTAAGAAATCTATCTGTCTAAAGTCACCTAACGGTTCAGGTAACTTTGGACAAAATTACTGTTCTAAAAACaggtaagaaatatatatttGGAGGACCttaaaagcaaataaaattaAGCTTTCATGTTACAGTTACATCGAAGAATGTGGTacacaaaaaaaatcattaacCTTTGCTTTGTCGTATTTGGACACACATGTGCTAGTTTGtaaggtagctgcgaatatattgaataagcagtcgtggacagccgataaggggtggtcctccagcttgagggttgggcgaagggctaacaacccatcactgtaaaaaaacagcttgttacgaatccatacaataagcttcggaatgggactgattctctggtacgatcacagcaaaggaataaacttacagcagagtccgtataggccagtttctatctcatgtttttccaattcactgtgggctgaagcaaggagatgcactatcacctttattttttaacctcgctctagaatatgccattaggaaagctcgggataacagacagggtttggaattgaacgggttacatcagcttcttgtctatgctgatgacgtgactatgttaggaaaaaattcacaaaagattagggaaaacacggaaattttacttgaagtaaagggataggtttggaagtaaatcccgaaaagacaaagtatatgattatgtctcgtgaccagaatattgcacgaaatggaaagacaaaaattggagatttatccttcgaagatgtagaaaaattcaaatatcttggaacaagagtaacaaatatgaatgacactcgggaggaagttaaacgcagaataaatatgggaaatgcgtgttatcattcggttgagaagcttttgtcatctagtctgctgtcaaaaaaatctgaaagttagaatatataaaacagttatattaccggttgttctgtatggttgtgaaacttggactcttactttgagagaggaacagagattaagggttttgagaataaagtgcttaggaaaatatttggggctaagagggatgaagttacaggagaatggagaaagttacacaacacagaacttcacgcattgtattcttcacctaacataattaggaacattaaatccagacgttagagataggcatatccagaaatgcatatagagtgttagttgggagcccggagggaaaaagacctttggaaaggccgagacgtagatgggaggatattaaaatggatttgaggaaggtgggatatgacgatagagagtggattaatcttgcacaggataggaaccgatagcaggcttatgtaggggcggcaatgaacctgcaggttccttaaaagccatttgtaagtaagtaagtaaataagtgtgcTAGTTTGTGCGATTGTTACCAAATTCAGATTGTAATATAGTATAACTTACGTTATGCCTTATTCTTATAGTGTATAAAAATCGAAATCACAAGATACCCAGGTAAATTATGTTTCAATTGTTATGAAAGACTTCTTCCTTGAAGCAGTCTCTAATTCTGTTTCCTGCACCATGAATTTCTTAAGATATTACTCACTATACTAGGAGCAGAAGAAATCGGCGGGTCTGGCGAACCCCTACTTCTGTACCCCCGACTCCTacacccctcagaacctgcttggtgtatggtcctgtcccaaataactccattgatactttttcactacaggaaaacttagaaaataataacgtgatttgtagtaattacaaatagggcCTACGTTCTTTACTcagtattatcattataatattttgcaagttaAGCCATTTCACAAATctaataaagtgtaatgtaaacctaatataaatcaaatatttagcattacgcaaatactttgtatttatgtattttcagaatgttgtttttaaatagtaaatactaaataatgtttatgcagtatacttaccaactttataaatcacgataaaattaaacattaaagtacaaaatattaatgtatgtttactgattgtggaatatgtatattattataacatgaacgagttCCGTAATGAAAGCACACTTACGAATCGCTTAGcttaataaagtaaataacacaataaatacatatgacacaaaaaatcgttttataaattGAGCACTAGCACTATTCTGGTTCTATGCGGTGAGTTTCATTCCATCTTGTTTATGCGTCTGTATTATTGAAGTCAATCAACAATTCAATACAAGAAGTGTTGAAATTGCATATATTCAATGAAAAAAGTCGATAAAATAGTCGCCAGTCACAGTTATATCTACTCAAGTTAATGTATTATTgacaagttattaaataatatttcattttatgaccCTAATATTTTATTCCCAAACGTAATGTATTTTACATTATAACTAACACTGGAGCTCCTAAAAATTTAGCAGTCAAGAACATGCAGTAGACTACAATATAATACTCCATTTGACAGAGATATAATTAGCAAATCAATTAAGAAATTTATCTTATTCCGtgaacaatttctaaaaaaattaaattaacttaataatggtcttcaacaatctaaataatgaaacaattttccgttgttaatgtcttaaataaacaacttaatatagcataaaataaaatgttacaatatctaaaaaaaatatatatatattattaatctaaatgtaatattccatattatctacatctgtccgtgtattctttaaataaatatatgtaaaattaggcTCCATAGGATCATTGTTTTACCGCTATTCATctcccttttgcataaattctctGGACCGATCGTAAAGAAGCACCACTGGCCTTTGACAGTGACTGTCTGCGTTGATGACAGGACATTTTTATGTCCTcacagttctttcaagaaacagtgaAGTTGATAAACACCACCTTTAGTAAGGCTTCTGATATCAGGGCCCGATTGAAACATGATAGCGATTACAGTACTCGGATGATTAGTagctgtttaaaaatactgtttattatgagatatattgtatttacgaacaaactgtagcacagtggtatcacagacgagcacttgtcaatAACTAACATTCGAACGGAGCGACAGAAAGGtttctttgttcaggtcataaaccgctagagaaagtgtggagtgagttgtTTCCGTACCAGACCAAAAACCCGCCAATTGATTCTGTCTGTACTATAGTCCTAAGTGTGTGGTACTAAAATTAAGGGAACAAGAGCCATGCTAATACTAGGATGTAAGGTTAAGGACAGCAAGATGGAAAAATTAGTGGGCCTAACAATACGTGATGCAGATGTAGATGCGAAAATAAAAGTGTATTGATGCAGTGAGTGATACTCTTGAAAATATACTCACCTCTCAGGAAACTCTTCATCCTCCTCAGAAGATACTTCAGCTTTCTGTTCCTGCTGAAGTCTGTCCACATCGAACAAATCTTTctggaaaagtgaataaataatgaagaGATGGACATCTGGGCTATTAGTTTTCTAATTCAGAGACATAACTTTTCAAACCTAATGAACCCAATCTCAATTTTTAGTAAGGTCATAATGACTTCTATACAAAATCGAATTGGTTCCCTCAAACTGCATTGAAATATACCGTTCATGTATTATTTCAATTCAAGTTATTTGCCTGTATTTAAACACACTGCAATCAACTCTCAACCTTGAAAATATGTGCTTGTAATGTGTAATTATACTGCAAAATACGTAACCAAAATTTGGTACAATATTTGACGCAAATCAACAGTTAAAAATGTACGGTATTTACTGAAATACGAACACGTTTAGCTGATGCAACattgttgaaagttttatttccTCAAAGTGCAAACTCTCTAACACCACTTGTTCTTTTCAGATAAGatagcagaaaataaaaattttgcttcCACAAATGCAAACTGGACTTATTCAGtataatcataaaataatatgtaataccGACAGTTCCAGCTGAATGAGAAGATTCACATCTCAAAATGGATTGAGGAATGGAACCTGAAATTTGCCATCATTGTGGAAGTTTGTAAATTATTAAGAGACCAATTTCGTGAGAGATGAAGAAAGTTATGGCAGATCAAAGTCCGTAATAAACGGTGTTAATGCTGATATTATAAATGTAAGTCCAGAGATGCCTACAGACATTAACATcttcaaaattaacgaaattattaaatattgaaattgtatGGAGAACAAAGACAGTTCCTTTTCTGAAGTCAGTACGAtataacaaagaaatgcaacatcCTGAGAGCTGAGTTCAGAATTTTACAGCACACTGCTGTACTTAATAGAGGCCATGAGATTAAGAAAACATAAGACATTTTTTCTATATTACAAGTAAAtggaaatttatactttgaaaaggtagaaaaattcaaatattttggagctccagtaacaaatataaatgacactcgagaggaaattaaacgaagaataaatgtGCAAAATGTCTGTTGTTATTGggttgagaggcttttgtcatccaatctgctttcaaaaatactgaaacttagaatttaaaagcagttatattacaggttgttctgtatggttgagaaacttggactctcactttgagataggaacagaggttaagggtgtttcagaataagatgcttagaaaaatatttggggctaagagcaatgtagaaagttacataacgccgaattgcacatattgtattcttcacctaacataattaggaacattaaatccagacgtttaaggtgagcagggcatgtagaaatgcatatagagtgttagttgggagacctgggaggaaaagacctttggggaggccgaaaagtagatattaatatgaatttctgggaggtggtatttgacgttagagaatggattgatcttgctcaggataagtacctatggtgggcttatgcgagggcagcaatgaacgtctgggttctctaaaagccattcgtatgcaattataaataaatgcacagaattagtatTACTGAATAGTTGTGAATttgcaacttacttacttactggcttttaaggaacccagaggttcattaccaccctcacataagtccaccatcggtccctatcctcagcaagattaatccattctctatcatcataacccacctccctcaaatccattttaatattatcttcccatctgcgtctcggcctccccaaaggtcttttccctccggcctcccaactaacactctatatacatttctggattcgtctatacgtgttgcatgccctgcccatcttaaacgtctggatttaatgttcctaattatgtcaggtgaagaatacaatgcgtgcagttctgcattgtgtaactttctccattctcctgtaacttcatcccttttagccccaaatattttcctaagaactttattctcaaacaccctcaatctcgaATTTGTAACTAATGAAGTTACTTTCTTCTGTGTGTAAAAATCATTGATTCATCAActataatgcattaaaatttcaatacaagaATAATCCACTTATAGCAATAGAGTACATCATGAATTCCACAAAACTCTATCTATTCGGATATGATTGTACGTACACACGACTTCCAGAGTCCAGCATTTCTTTTTCTTCAACGTTTTAATTCTCTCCTACCAACCAACAGTCGTACATTCATTCAATTTTCAACTGCCAGGTGCACTTCACTAACTGAATAGTGCCAACATCAGACTTCACGCCAGAGTAACAGGCGTATATACCAACAGTTTCAAATGCTATTCACATTCGAAAGTAAATTCAGTTTTAGAAAATTTCGCAGGATATTCAGGtttctattaatttgagaaaaattcgttctggcactgAGGAtcaaacccaggacctctcagctctgcgcactgagcgctctttccatctgagctataccaggacacgatccacgatgccggccgaactcttctccttcatatcatcaatagtCTACTACCTGCAATTTAAGACATACAAGTCATGTATgtaggagcgcatatttaaatgacttcacGGCCATTTTTGAAAACAGCTTATAATACTGTTAACGTTTAACTATACCCAGCTGATTAACATACTACTTTTTACCTACAAGAAATCTGATATATTCAAAATTGacatacaaaatttcaatacattattaatatacatatttttttcttgcacACAATATTCACATTTTGCCAATTCATTAAATTTGGCATCCTTATCATTTGTATGCTATTAATTTGGTATAATATTCATTTGAAATACTTTGTATAATGtactgatattaaaaaaaaatgaacataacaaattataaagtaaaattgtgGCCACATGTTCTTAAATAATCCAAAATGCGTCATTCATCCTTATGTTGTTGATATCTTTAGGCtatatgttgtaataataataatacttacttacttacaaatggcttttaaggaacccgagggttcattgccgccctcacataagcccgccatcggtccctatcctgtgcaagattaatccagtctctatcatcataccccacctccctcaaatccattttaatattatcctcccatctacgtctcggcctccctaaaggtctttttccctccggtctccgaactaacacactatatgcatttctggattcgcccatacctgctacatgccctgcccatctcaaacgtctggattttaagttcctaattatgttaggtgaagaatacaatgcgtgcagttctgtgttgtgcaactttctccattctcctgtaacttcatcccgcttagccccaaatattttcctaagcaccttattctcaaacacccttaacctatgttcctctctcagagtgagagtccaagtttgacaaccatacagaagaacgggtaatataactgttttataaattctaactttcagatttttggacagcagactggatgataagagcttctcaaccgaataataacaagcatttcccatatttattcagcgtttaatttcctcccgagtgtcatttatatctgttactgttgctccaagatatttgaatttttccacctcttcgaaggataaatctccaatttttatatttccatttcgtacaatattctggtcacgagacataatcatatactttgtcttttcgggatttacttccaaaccgatcgctttacttgcttcaagtaaaatttccgtgttttccctaatcgtttgtgtattttctcctaacatattcacatcatccgcatag includes the following:
- the LOC138692273 gene encoding zinc finger protein 235-like isoform X3, whose amino-acid sequence is MDVIKTEPGVDPLTVQSSDDPVKEEANAVKEGNLLDVHVTRIKEECVEDSYNHTSEIKFEEIILPNNFPVVKCEAQKDLFDVDRLQQEQKAEVSSEEDEEFPERIAATNERTVSTESDGVAHEENGTVCEIPKNSGSSGRHVRIHEDKGKWQFDMSKKRPSGSVKLKTDLRKRGVRKPYKCKVCGKSFSQSGSGKRHELLHTGVKPFKCNVCDKSFSQFSNLKIHERLHIGKKHFKCCVCGKTFSKSSSPRSHERQDTEEKTLNYICGKCFSEASNPRTHKRLHTGEKLFKCDVCGKCFSTSSSLKRHELLHTGEKAFKCDACGKCFSESGNLRRHERIHTIEKPFRCDVCGMCFPLLDSLRNHERLHTGEKPCKCHVCGKGFLYSSYLKRHVRVHTGTKPFKCHVCGKCFWEQTSLKRHERIHRSEKPFKCDVCGKCFSDSSNLKRHESLHTGEKPLKNGDCSVSLS
- the LOC138692273 gene encoding zinc finger protein 675-like isoform X2, with product MTSQQRYEEKMDVRKMQKIRGRCSVPGCKSVNIVGGKHFFYFPREPMRCWKWLRFCGLEDRYRVAADATHRLRICMDHFIESDYYSSSQKVILKQTAVPTVHANGLVVPSNPKIRSPPSSPVMPRATLSPVSTPTFRHHKTLRTYARRAKIDSAATEGNSMIGEQLRGYQQPSLLFNVVPTAEVVMDVIKTEPGVDPLTVQSSDDPVKEEANAVKEGNLLDVHVTRIKEECVEDSYNHTSEIKFEEIILPNNFPVVKCEAQKDLFDVDRLQQEQKAEVSSEEDEEFPERIAATNERTVSTESDGVAHEENGTVCEIPKNSGSSGRHVRIHEDKGKWQFDMSKKRPSGSVKLKTDLRKRGVRKPYKCKVCGKSFSQSGSGKRHELLHTGVKPFKCNVCDKSFSQFSNLKIHERLHIGKKHFKCCVCGKTFSKSSSPRSHERQDTEEKTLNYICGKCFSEASNPRTHKRLHTGEKLFKCDVCGKCFSTSSSLKRHELLHTGEKAFKCDACGKCFSESGNLRRHERIHTIEKPFRCDVCGMCFPLLDSLRNHERLHTGEKPCKCHVCGKGFLYSSYLKRHVRVHTGTKPFKCHVCGKCFWEQTSLKRHERIHRSEKPFKCDVCGKCFSDSSNLKRHESLHTGEKPLKNGDCSVSLS
- the LOC138692273 gene encoding zinc finger protein 676-like isoform X1; this translates as MTSQQRYEEKMDVRKMQKIRGRCSVPGCKSVNIVGGKHFFYFPREPMRCWKWLRFCGLEDRYRVAADATHRLRICMDHFIESDYYSSSQKVILKQTAVPTVHANGLVVPSNPKIRSPPSSPVMPRATLSPVSTPTFRHHKTLRTYARRAKIDSAATEGKRSLIGLQAATEQAAGLAAMPQTIPVPMSTPASKITASTAYAGMNKDACQQGNSMIGEQLRGYQQPSLLFNVVPTAEVVMDVIKTEPGVDPLTVQSSDDPVKEEANAVKEGNLLDVHVTRIKEECVEDSYNHTSEIKFEEIILPNNFPVVKCEAQKDLFDVDRLQQEQKAEVSSEEDEEFPERIAATNERTVSTESDGVAHEENGTVCEIPKNSGSSGRHVRIHEDKGKWQFDMSKKRPSGSVKLKTDLRKRGVRKPYKCKVCGKSFSQSGSGKRHELLHTGVKPFKCNVCDKSFSQFSNLKIHERLHIGKKHFKCCVCGKTFSKSSSPRSHERQDTEEKTLNYICGKCFSEASNPRTHKRLHTGEKLFKCDVCGKCFSTSSSLKRHELLHTGEKAFKCDACGKCFSESGNLRRHERIHTIEKPFRCDVCGMCFPLLDSLRNHERLHTGEKPCKCHVCGKGFLYSSYLKRHVRVHTGTKPFKCHVCGKCFWEQTSLKRHERIHRSEKPFKCDVCGKCFSDSSNLKRHESLHTGEKPLKNGDCSVSLS